The genomic DNA ATCATTCATATTTTCCTTCACAACTAACTTACTTAATCGTTCTAGATTCTTTTTATCCGTTTCTAGTAATATTCCTAAAGAAACCATCCAAAGCAGATCTAAATATCCAACTTCCCTAGTCCCTATATGCTCTAAATTATCAATTGCATGGTGAAAATCTTCTTCTATTGTATTGACGTCTTCTCCCAAAGAATACTTTGCCCTAATATCCTCCATCTCATATCTAAAATTCCTTAAATATCTTGCTTCTATAATACTTTTATTATCCTTAGGTTTTCTTTGAATACCATTTCTCTCGTCTTCTTCAAAGCTTTTAATATCCTCTATATTCTTGTTGCTAAACTTTTTATTATATTCTATTCCTTCTTTACATTTTTCTTCTATACATAGACAATCTCTCATTATATTTGATTCCTCCCCACTTCTGAATTAAGGCCAGTCTCCAATTATGTTCCCCTTGTCATCTAGCTTATATGTTTTTACATTCCCATTACTATCAACTTTTGATAGTACTCTTTCAACTTGACCATCTTCCAATGCTTCTGTGATTTTTTCTGCTAATTCTTTATCTCCGTCAACCGCTTTCAATATTCTACTTCTTTTAGTTTTCTCACCAGTCAACCAATCATCTGACATTTGCGGTCCATCTTTAGCTGTTTTTCCTAGTTGAGAACTACCAAACTTCGCTTCATCAATTACATATTTGATAGGTGATTCCACATTTGCATTTTCATATAATCCGTCAATCCCATGTACGATCTTATCATCTATGCTTGATGGTGCACCCCTGCCTATTGGCTTCAGGTCATATTCAGCATCTTTTAAGCTTTGATTGTTTACCAGATTATCAGATGATATGATTTCACCATAATTACCTTTTTGTTTATTTGTAGCTGTTTTCGCATCAAAGTCGGCCACACTTGTTTCTTTACTTCCGCCAGAACTCTCTTTCCCCTTAGCCTTAACATCTCCACTTTTTATATTCGTAGGGATATCCATTTTTGCAGATGGCATGTTAAATGCAAAGGCATCTGTACCCGTTCGGTAATAATTAGTAGATAAAAGATCTAGTTGATTTTGTGTTTTGCCCAGTGAGCTGCTGACGACATCTTGGTAAATTGGTGAATAGATGGACGTCACATTCTCTGTACTTACCACATTTCTTACTTGATATAAATTCTGTCCTTTTACGGCGAATTTTCCACCCGTACTTGCCCAGCCCGCAACGGGTATCATCGCCCCAAATGAAAGGGCCGCATTCGTTACATCTCCTCGGACTGAATAGATGATTCCGTTTGCGCCATCCGCTACTTCCCCAACAACGGGGACAAGCCCGGCAATGTCTAAGACAAACTGAACAGTATCGAGTACCTTATTTTCTTTCGGTTTATCGACTGTAACGGTTTCTTCTTTGTATTCAACTTTGGACACCACTTCATAGAAAACCGTCTGGCCTACCCTATACTCTTTAATGAGTAAACCATTTTCATACGCATGATATTTTATATCTTCTCCTACGTTTTCTCCAATAGTCTCTACTTTCTTTCCTTCCAGGTTTCGGAATGTGCCCGCAGTAATCATCGTACCAATTAGCTGCTCTTGTTCCTTTATCCATAAATCGCCAGGATTTAAGTACACTTTTGGGAACATTTCCGTTCGAAGGCCACTTCGAAACGTCTGTACATTCCATTGGCTTGGCACAAAGTTTATGGCACTGACGCCTGCTTGAAACAGTCCCTCTATATCCGTCAGCCACGCGTTCATCGTCTGCAAGTCTTGTTCAATGGGAGCTAGTGCGTAAGTCTGCGTTGCATCAAATTCATAAAGTTGCGAAATGGTATCCGTACGTTTTCGCTTAGAACGAAGAACTCCCTCTTGCACATCGCTATCATCTAAATGGGGCAGTCTGACAATTTCGCTCACATGATCCATAATACCATTTGCCTCTTCCGTCAAACTAGCCGTGAGATGACCAATCAGCTCAAGTCCCTGTTCTAAATCCCCCTTTAGGAATTGTTCTACTATGTGACCAGTTGAAGCAGGTTCGAGTGAATGAAGTGCTGCCTCCATCTGCTGAAGCAAACGTTTGAACTGCTTGGTAAACGACTGAAAAAAATAAAGGAAGGGTAAATGACATTCCTGGTAAAAGGAACGTATGGCACTACCCCCCGCTCCTTTCAATTGTTCCTCCATCTGAACTAGCCCATTCACTGCATGTTCGATGGCTTCCACTTCACTGCTTAGCCTGTCTAACATAGTAATATTGCGCTGCACTCCATCTTGAAATAAATCTACGTCTACTATTTTCATAGGCTACGCCTCATCGAGCGTTTGGAAATCATCTCTTCATAACATTCTTTATTATACAATAATACCCGACTGGTGAACATTCTTCTCCCCCTAGCATTCTATTAACAGCTATAATATTCCATTTTTAACAAGAAGGTAAAGGTAGATGTTGTAATATTCATAAAAATCGTCCTTACAGATTAATAGTAAAAAAATAGATTGTGACTCTTTTACTACTAATACAAGAAAATAGTAGTTAAATAGATTGTAATGAATTAGCCCCTAAGACCACCTACGCAAAAAATCTCTAACATCATGTTTACTCTACATTTCAACACACCGACATCAGCCCCGCCCATCCATCTCCCCCACATAATACGGAAATGACAGCACTTGTCGCTTCAAGTCCCGAAATGACTGCCACTTTTTTGTGGTCTCACAATACGTTTCCATGTCCATTTTATCACTGACATCCAGGATGGTAAGCGCACGTACTCCATACATTCGATGATGCTCTGCATGCGCCTCGTCCTCCTTTTCCGCCAAATACAAAGCGAAACGTTTGTTGACCACCGGAATGATAAACAGCTTCACATCACACATCTTTAGCTGGTTTTCATCGCGCATGTTCAAAATCATCGCATAATCCAATTGGTCATAGGGAATATGGCTTGCGGGCTCATCCAGCGTCACCATTCCTTTCTGCACTGCATAATAAATCGCATGCGCTAAATACGGTTCATCATACGTCATCGCATCATGCAATAACTCCTTGACTGCTTGTCCCACGATTTAGCACCTCCCCGGTAAATTTGTTGTACCATGCGCATACCGTCCCCACTGGACCGTTGCGGTTTTTTGCCACAATAAGCTCCATTACATTGTCGTTGTCATCCTTTGTGTAATAGGCATCGCGGTATAAAAAGACAATGACATCCGCATCTTCCTCAATCGAACCCGATTCGCGCAAGTCAGCCATCATCGGGCGCTTATCCTGCCGTTGTTCAACAGCACGGCTAAGTTGCGCCAACGTAATGACAGGGCAATGAAACTCACGCGCCATCACTTTCAACGCTTTTGTGATGGCCGATACTTGTAAATGCATCGTCTGCTTGTTGTCATCTGTATGGATCAGCGTTAGATAATCAATAAGAACAAGTGGTTTCAACCCTGTATGTTCACTCATGACCTTGCGTATTTTCATGCGCATGTCTGGAACAGTTTGCCGACTCCCATCGAAAATTTGAATCTTCGTTTCACTCAACAGCCCAACAGCTTTTGGCCAGATTTCTTTTTGCGGATCTGTTAATAGCTTGTAAGGATTTCGCATGCGACTTCTCGAAAAACGTCCTGTCGAGGCGAGGAGTCGATCTCGTAAACTAGTCGCCGACATTTCGAGTGAAAAAATGATGGGGACATACCCTTTCCAGCCAGATTGCTTCGCAACATGGAGCATAACGTCCGATTTTCCCATGGATGGTCGAGCGGCCAAAATCGTTAATTCCCCATCTTGAAAGCCATTCGTCATGTCATCCACCTTGTCAATGCCAGAAGGTGCGCCGTCTTGGATGTCTTTTTCAACGAATGGTGCCTCATAGACGTCAATGAGCATGGACGAGATATCAGAATGGTCACTCGTACGCTGCTCTGTCAGGGCCGCAAGTTCCGTTGTAATGCGGTCAATGGACCAATCTTCCTGCGCCGCAATATGCAGTACATTGTTCTTTTCACGTTCCCGCCAAACATCTAGTAACGCACTGACATGATCATCGAATTTGTCAATCTGTGCATAGTTTGTCAGGTCATTG from Sporosarcina sp. FSL K6-1522 includes the following:
- a CDS encoding DnaB-like helicase C-terminal domain-containing protein, coding for MIAEKAVLGSMLKENYLIVESNLIAAQFTNPTNRNIFQSMTELRRAGKAVDMITLLTTYSPQDLGGANYINDLTNYAQIDKFDDHVSALLDVWREREKNNVLHIAAQEDWSIDRITTELAALTEQRTSDHSDISSMLIDVYEAPFVEKDIQDGAPSGIDKVDDMTNGFQDGELTILAARPSMGKSDVMLHVAKQSGWKGYVPIIFSLEMSATSLRDRLLASTGRFSRSRMRNPYKLLTDPQKEIWPKAVGLLSETKIQIFDGSRQTVPDMRMKIRKVMSEHTGLKPLVLIDYLTLIHTDDNKQTMHLQVSAITKALKVMAREFHCPVITLAQLSRAVEQRQDKRPMMADLRESGSIEEDADVIVFLYRDAYYTKDDNDNVMELIVAKNRNGPVGTVCAWYNKFTGEVLNRGTSSQGVIA
- a CDS encoding T7SS effector LXG polymorphic toxin is translated as MKIVDVDLFQDGVQRNITMLDRLSSEVEAIEHAVNGLVQMEEQLKGAGGSAIRSFYQECHLPFLYFFQSFTKQFKRLLQQMEAALHSLEPASTGHIVEQFLKGDLEQGLELIGHLTASLTEEANGIMDHVSEIVRLPHLDDSDVQEGVLRSKRKRTDTISQLYEFDATQTYALAPIEQDLQTMNAWLTDIEGLFQAGVSAINFVPSQWNVQTFRSGLRTEMFPKVYLNPGDLWIKEQEQLIGTMITAGTFRNLEGKKVETIGENVGEDIKYHAYENGLLIKEYRVGQTVFYEVVSKVEYKEETVTVDKPKENKVLDTVQFVLDIAGLVPVVGEVADGANGIIYSVRGDVTNAALSFGAMIPVAGWASTGGKFAVKGQNLYQVRNVVSTENVTSIYSPIYQDVVSSSLGKTQNQLDLLSTNYYRTGTDAFAFNMPSAKMDIPTNIKSGDVKAKGKESSGGSKETSVADFDAKTATNKQKGNYGEIISSDNLVNNQSLKDAEYDLKPIGRGAPSSIDDKIVHGIDGLYENANVESPIKYVIDEAKFGSSQLGKTAKDGPQMSDDWLTGEKTKRSRILKAVDGDKELAEKITEALEDGQVERVLSKVDSNGNVKTYKLDDKGNIIGDWP